Within the Salvia hispanica cultivar TCC Black 2014 chromosome 4, UniMelb_Shisp_WGS_1.0, whole genome shotgun sequence genome, the region TCCCTCAGGATTATGAGATTCGTGCCTCTGAACTCGTTAAACTTTGGGTAGCTGAGGGCTCTATGATAGAGCAAAATGAATCTAAGAGCATAGAAGTGGCAGCAGAGGAGTGCTTGGAGGATCTGATCAAGCAAAGTCTAGTTTTGATCACTAGCTGGAAAATTGATGGCAAAATCAAAAGTTGTCGGCTGCATAGTATGGTGTGGGACTTTTGTGTGATACAGGCCGGGGAAGATAAGTTCCTTCTTCCTGTTATGGAGTACTTCCCTACTGCTATCTTAAGAAAACATTTTCTTCCACAAGTCCTCCAAAATCATCCCCGCATAAGTGTTAGCTGGCATGATCTTAATCTTAAAGACTCCATGCATAGCTCGTGCACCACTTCTATCATATGCGTCCCACAAAGAGGGTATAGGCCCAAAGGCTCTGTACAAAACTTTACTTCACTCAGGGTCCTTCATGTTTTACGTAGAGATGATCGTTCATATTGGGAACTTGAGTGTTTGAATTGATTTATCTCACTTACCTTGCTTCCAACATTCCCGATGGTATTGTTCCTCCAGCTATAGCGAAGCTTCAGAATCTgcaaactttaattatttatagatCTGAGGTTCATTTGCCGGTGGAGATTTGGAATATGAGGAAGTTGAGGCATCTTATCGCCTTCTCATTTCATCCTTTACTCCTTCCCGATGGAGCAACTCTTTCTCTAGATAACTTACAAACGCTTTCTAAGGCAACAAACTTTGTATGTAGTAAAAGGATGATGGATATGATCCCAAGCATAAGAAAGTTGGGAATATGCTACTCTGAAGAGAACTTTCGTTTAGGTTACCATCTTGACAAGGTTATACATTTTCTTAAACTTGAGAAGCTGAAATTGGATATGCATAATTCATCTGTGCCACGTCTGGATCCTATTTTTCCTCTGTCACTGAAGAAGTTGGAATTGGAAATGAGTGGTGGGTGGATTTCTCGGAGAGATATGACGGTGGGTCTGAATCCTATTTTTCCTATGTCACTGAAGAAGCTGGTATTGAGTGGCGGGTGGATTTCTTGGAGAGATATGACGATTGTTGGTTCATTGCCCAATCTTCAAGTATTGAAACTGAAGAACTATGCCTGTTCTGGGGAGCAATGGGAAACCATTTTCGGGGAATTTTGTACGTTGATACATATGCTTATTGATGAATCAAATCTCAAGTGTTGGAGAACTAAAAGTTACCACTTTCCAAAGCTCTGGTGCCTAATGCTTCATCGTTGTCCGTACTTGGATGCAATTCCATTTGATATTGGAGAGATTCAAACACTTAAACTGATTGAGATCGACGATCATAACCAATCTCTTTTGTACTCGGCAAAAAATATACAGAAGGAACAGCATGAACCTTGGCGCAATAGTGAACTAAAAGTGATGGTGAAGCGTTCTTGATCATGTTTCAAACTTGACTGTGTGCTTCATATCAGGTAAGGAATTTATAAAAGTTGCAAGGTTTGACATCATGTTTGGTAACCATACTTCACAAACATTAGTAAGCTAATTAAGAGGCTATGAAAAGGCACGCACTTTGACAATAACTAAGTACCCTTCCTCACCTTTTAACATTTCTCAGTTCTTAGAATGTTGGTTGATTTCTGTcagtttttttcttctcattttgtCAGATGGAGAGCTTTGATCAATGGTGGGTGATGTTGTTTGCAAGCAAGTTTCAAACAGCCATGGATGATAAATATTGTGTTATATGTATATCTCAAAGTTAAATGAGTGTTTGGGTTCACATTCTTGTATTACTCTACAAGAACAGGactttgtattaaatggaAGAACAAACATTGTTCCATTCGGTAAATAGTAGTTGAAGCTGATTGTCTTTATGCCATTACATATTCTTGAGTGTTTTTGGGATTCCAAATGATATTGCAGATATTCGAACATTTGAACTGATTGAGATCGATGATTGTAACCAATCTCTTGTGCGATGACATAAAAATTGTAGTGAAGTGTTCTTGATCCTGTTTCAAACTTGACAGTGTACTTCATCATATCAGGTATGGAATTCATGATAGTTGCAAGGATTGACATCTATAGAAATAAGATTAGTGAGCTAATCGGAGATTATGAAAAGACACACACTTTGCTAATAGCCACGcctctatttttcttttggtttttCTGATGCAGAGCTTTGATGAGGTTGCTTATGCAGCCACATGCGCAACATTCATATGATGCGTTTCTTGGATGACGAACCAAAATTAGTGTGTGTTCCAACTTAAGGTTCTCAGAGATCAATATTGTACCTGGAGCTGGGGAAAATTTGTAAAAGTACGAGGAGGTTTCCTAGAACtccaataaaaattagaatttcaaagaaaaagaaatctgATCCAAAAAATCTgaactaaatataaaattaactgTAAAtgaatatagaaaataagGTGTGGCGTggaatagtagtaataatatcTGCCTTAGGATTATCTTATCAAAACACTATCTAATCTCTGTAGATATTTCTTGACTATTTTTGCAGCTTACACTCAACTTTTTCATTTGCCGTTTTGAATCCAAATGATAAGCATTTTGCTTGAATAGCTGTTTGCCTGGTATGGCTTATGAAGCTGTGGATTCGCTGCAACAAACCTTACTCCAAATACTTCAACACCACGATCATGTCACCGCTCCTACTGTTAGAAATTTAAACTGCTTGAGGAGATTATGGGGGAGAATAAAGTCAGCTGGGAGAAAAAAGTCAGTTCCGAGTGATTTACCATCAATACCTCCATCCACGGGCACGAGCAAACATGTTATGCTTGGAGCTGCACCTACAAACAAAGACGTTGTGGTTGGTTTTGATGAAGATATGATACAGATGAGGTATCGGCTCATTGGTCATGACGGACGAAAAGTCCTCCCTATTGTCGGAATGGCAGGAATTGGTAAGACCGTTCTTGCtaaacatatttattatgatCCATTTATCTCATGCTATTTTGATATTCGAGCTTGGGTCACAATATCACAAGATTATAGTATACCAAGTATTCTCTCACAATTACTGGCTTCATTCAGAGGAAAAGTAGATCGAGTTGGAAGGGATTCGTTGAAAGGAATGGAAACAGACAAGCttgaaatttacaaaatctTATCGGGTAGGAGGTATCTCATAGTAATGGATGACATTTGGAGTGTGGAAGCTTGGGATCATGTGAAGAGACTATTTCCGGACAATCACAATGGAAGTTGAGTCATATTAACCACAAGGCTAATGGATGTGGCGAGTTATGCTGCCATTTCGTGGAACATTCATATGATGCGTTTCTTGGATGACGAACAAAGTTGGCGTTTGTTCCACCACAAGGTTTTCGGAGATCAAGATTGCCCTCTTGAGCTACAAAGTGTTGGGGAAACAATTGTAAAAAGATGTGGAGGACTGCCCCTCAAAATTGTTACTATGGCAGGACTTTTATCAAGGATTCCTAGAACTCCCAAGTCGTGGCAGCAATTTGAGGGAAATGATTGGCAGTTGGGATCAATATTATCTTTGAGTTACAACCACTTGCATCCACACTTGAGGAAGTGCTTCTTGTATATGGCAGCCTTCCCTCAAGACTATGACATCCATGCCTCTGAAATCATCAAACTTTGGGTAGCTGAGGGTTTTATGGAACGTCAAAATGAATCTGAAAACGTAGAAATGGTGGCAGAGGAGTGCTTGGAGGATCCGATCAAGCAAACTCTAGTTTTGATCACTTGCCGGAAAAGTGATGGCAAAATCAAAAGATGCAGGCTGCATAGTATGGTGCGGGACTTCTGTGTGAGACAGGCCGGGGAAGAGAAGTTCCTTCTTCCTGTCATGGACTACTTCCCTACTCCTATCTTAAGAAAACATTTTCTTCCACAACTCCTCCAAAACCATCCACGCATAAGTGTTAGCTGGCATGATCTACATCTTAGAGACTCTACACATAGCTTGTCTACCACTTCTATCATATGCATCCCACAAAGAGGGTATAGACCCAAAGGCTCTGTACAAAACTTCACTTCACTTAGGGTCCTTCATGTTTTACATAGAGATGATCGATCATATTGGGAACTAGGTCAAGTTTTTGAATTGAGTAATCTTACTTACCTTGCTTCCAACATCCCTGATAGTATTGTCCCTCCAGCTATATCAAAGCTTCAGAATCTGCagactttaattatttatagatatGGGGTTCATTTGCCAGTGGAGATTTGGAGCTTGAGGAAATTGAGACATCTTATCGCCTTCTCATTTCATCCTTTATCTCTCCCTGAAGGAGCAACTCTTTCCCTAGAAAGCTTACAAACACTTTCTGTGGCAACAAATTTTGATGAGTTGGGAATGATCCCTAATATAAATAAGTTGGGAATATGCTACTCTGAAGAGAATTTTTATGCAGGCTATCGTGCTGGATATCTTAGAAGTTTGGTTCGACTTGAGAAACTGAAATTGCAGAAGCATAGCTCATTTGTGCCACATCTGAATCTTGTTTTTCCTCTGTCGCTGAAAAAGTTAGAACTgagtggcaggtggatttcaTGGAGAGATATGACGATTGTTGGTTCGTTGCCTAATCTTCAAGTGCTGAAACTAAAGAAATATGCTTGCTACGGGGAACACTGGGAAACCATTGATGAGGAATTTGGTAATTTGATACATCTGCTTATTGATGAATCAAATCTCAAGTGTTGGACAACTGATAGTAACCACTTTCCAAGGCTCCAATGCCTAACGCTTCATCGTTGTCCGTACTTGGATGCAATTCCATTTGATATTGGAGAGATCCCGACACTTGAACTGATTGAGATCGACGATCATAACCAATCTCTTTTGTACTCggcaaaaaaaatacaagagGAACAACGGGTACATTGGGGAAAAGAAGGCCTAAAAGTTGCTGTGAAGCGTTCTTGATCCTCTTTCAAACTTGATTGTGTGTGTGCTCGACATCAGGTAAAGTTTTCATTAAAGTTGCAAGGTTTGACATCATTTTTAGCTTTATAGAGTAAGCTAATCAGTAAGAGGTTATGAGAAGGCACACTGTTTGTTACGGCACAACCTTCTGCTAGACTAAAGGAGACGGTGTCGGAGACGGTGGAGGACGAGTTGGACGTTGACACAACGGCAGGAGTCGGCAAGGAGCCGGAGAGAACGATCGCCAAGGACCGGTCGCGTCGTCAGAGACGGCGACCTGACCATTTGGCTGACTTCACGCTGCATTGAGGAGGAGCCGAGAGAGAGAGTCTtgttctattttaatattacttctTTATTGTTGCTTTCCTTTTGagaacatttattttattttcttaattattattgaGTCGAGCAAACTATAAGCTCCTttccgggttttctttgttgattctttcccggATCGTAGGTCGAATCAACCCTAGGGTCCATAGTATAAAAGGcgtgtattttatttcattctcaagaaatagaatatttttacgctagttttttctcttttatcgTTCACTAACCCTAGTTCTTCTCGTGGTTGATCGACGGGCAAGGTTCCCGCGACTTCGCGAAGGAATTAATCAACGTTAGGGAGTTTATACCTAACAAGTGGTGCTTTCACCAACGTACTCAGAGATCCATGGCGAATTCGGAGAGTAGCCTACCGGTGTCAGCCCCGGTTACGTCTGCTCCGTATATTACCGGATTACAGCCGCTATCGTCGACGCCCACGCCGCTAAATGCACAGGCGTTGGCTTTTGAACATATTTTGGCGTCGATCGCCAGAGTGGAGGCGCGTCTGGATGCAGGCGATCGCCGTACTGAAACCGTTCCGCCCACGTCGCGGCCTGATCCAGAACCACCATACAACGGTCAACCGAGTGGGAGAAGggaatcaacaagtttgagaCCGATTATTACTTCATCGGTCCCTATGGCTACGCAGCCGCCCCTAGGGCTTGCGGGCACTTCAACATCACAGCACCTGCAGCGATCGTCGCCGCTGGAACAGTCAGCGTGGGCACACCCCGGCTATGGCGGCGATGGGGGCGGCGGGAGACAGGTGACGGCGTGGGACAACCCTGCTCGTCGCCTGGAGTTGCAGGCTGCGGGGCGTCACACGGCGTGGGAGTACCCGCATGGAGGGCGAGATGCGGGGTACTATTCTGAACCACCACGTTATGACCAGCAACGCTATGAGAAACCGCATTATGAGAAGATGAAACCACCGCGCTTCGACGGCACGGAGGCAGTGAATTGGATATCAAGGgttcaatattattttgaacACATGGGAACGCCGGAGGACCACAGATTACATTACGTGGTGATGATGTTTGAGGGTTCAGCGTCGGAGTGGATATTTAACTACAGAGAGAATAATCCGAATGCCAGGTGGTCGGATTTCTTGGAAGATGTGAAGCGCAGATTTGATCCGCAATGTTTCCAGAACTTTATCGGTCTTATTGCAAAATTATGTCAGACGGGTTCGCTTGCGGAGTATAATACAGCATTCGAGACAATGCTTAATCGCGTACGTGGGGTGCCCGAATACATTCTTCTCCCCATTTATGTTGAGGGTCTCACATAGCCGGTTAAAAATCAGGTTCGGCATCAGCACCCGGCATCGGTGGCCGCCGCTATGGCTTTGGCAGTGGAATATGACAGTTGTATTGATAAACCGCCTCCAGCAACTGGATTCCAGCGGCGATCGGGTGGCCGTTTCGACCAGCGCCAGTTGGGACAGCAACATCAGCAGTCGGCGCTTCCTCCTCAGCCTCAGCAGGGCGCGCGTCCGCCGCAGCATAAGTTCTCGGAATACTCCAAGCTTCCAGTTATTCGGTTATCACCTGCAGAGAAAGCGGAACGCTCACGTTTGAACTTGTGTTGGTACTGCCCTGAGAAGTGGGTGGCGGGTCACAGTTGTCGTGGCAGGTTCTTGGTATACATGGGTATGGATGACGATTCCGAGGAGGAAATGCTGGAGGATGAAGCGATGCCGGAATCCCAGATAGTTTCGGCGGATTTATCACACATTTACGCTATGAACGGTCGTCAAAAGGAGGAGGCAATTGAGTTAGAGGGGTCAGTTGGTGCGGCTGGAGTTCGTATTTTGGTGGACACGGGGAGCTCACATGATTTTCTTCATCCCCGTGTGGCGGAACGTTTAGCACTCCCGCTACAGAAGATAAGGCCGTTTCGTGTGTATGTGGGGAATGGCGAATCCCTCCTATGCTCTTGGGTCAGCAGCCAAACGCGGATAGTGGTGCAGCAGCATGTGTTTTTGGTGGATCTGCATATTCTCCCGGTTCACGGGCCGGACATTATCTTGGGTAGAGCATGGCTGAAGTCTCTCCATCGCGTGACTAATGATTTTGACACTAACACTATGGAGTTCGTCCGCAATGGGGAGCACATTCGTCTCACCTTGGTGCCTCCAATCGCAAAGGCGGTGTCTCTCCGCAAATTTTCGACCCTACTCACGCTGCAGGGCGCCACCGAGCTGTTTGAAATCGTGCATCTTCCGCAGCAGAGCACCGAGGCTGAGTCGGCAGGAGCTCTTGCATTTCCGTCGGAGCTGCCGGAGGAGGTGTTGGCTGTGCTAAAATCACATGAGGGAGTGTTTGGGATGCCATCAGGAATGCCTCCGCAACGGCATTGTGATCACCGGATTCACTTGCTACCACACACGAAACCGATCAACGTCCGACCTTACCGATACCCGTACTTTCAGAAGACGGAAATTGAACGGCAGGTGAAGGAGATGCTGGACGCGGGTATTATCCGCAATAGCCAGAGCCCTTTCTCATCGCCAGTCCTACTGATCCGAAAAAAGGACGGCTCGTTTCGCTTCTGCATTGATTACAGGGCGCTAAATGCGGCAACGGTTCCGGATAATTTTCCCATTCCGACCACGGATGAGTTGTTTGATGAGTTGGGGTCGGCGCGCTTCTTTACTAAGCTCGATTTGCGTTCGGGTTACCATCAGATCCGTATGTGCGAGGGTGATGTTTATAAAACGGCGTTCAGGACTCATGACGGTCATTTCGAGTTCTTGGTCATGCTGTTTGGGCTGACGAACGCTCCGTCAACTTTCCAGGCCGCGATGAATGCCCTCTTCCGGCCGTTCCTGCGCCAGTTTGTTATCGTATTCTTCGACGACATTCTCATCTACAGCCCGACGT harbors:
- the LOC125185163 gene encoding putative late blight resistance protein homolog R1B-16; translated protein: MDVASYAAISWNIHMMRFLDDEQSWRLFHHKVFGDQDCPLELQSVGETIVKRCGGLPLKIVTMAGLLSRIPRTPKSWQQFEGNDWQLGSILSLSYNHLHPHLRKCFLYMAAFPQDYDIHASEIIKLWVAEGFMERQNESENVEMVAEECLEDPIKQTLVLITCRKSDGKIKRCRLHSMVRDFCVRQAGEEKFLLPVMDYFPTPILRKHFLPQLLQNHPRISVSWHDLHLRDSTHSLSTTSIICIPQRGYRPKGSVQNFTSLRVLHVLHRDDRSYWELGQVFELSNLTYLASNIPDSIVPPAISKLQNLQTLIIYRYGVHLPVEIWSLRKLRHLIAFSFHPLSLPEGATLSLESLQTLSVATNFDELGMIPNINKLGICYSEENFYAGYRAGYLRSLVRLEKLKLQKHSSFVPHLNLVFPLSLKKLELSGRWISWRDMTIVGSLPNLQVLKLKKYACYGEHWETIDEEFGNLIHLLIDESNLKCWTTDSNHFPRLQCLTLHRCPYLDAIPFDIGEIPTLELIEIDDHNQSLLYSAKKIQEEQRVHWGKEGLKVAVKRS